One Coriobacteriia bacterium genomic region harbors:
- a CDS encoding inositol monophosphatase, whose product MRALLETAEIAARAGGRVLETSRGELGAVRSKAWAHDFVTDVDVASGVAVVRAIQERITDARFVIEEDEVHGLAGVKRGRLDDTEVWVIDPLDGTTSFVHGYPTYSVSVAVLRDGQPVAGAVYNAAAGEMNSAALGLGARRDGAAIHASDTASVQESLLITGFPYDRGAALDRQLAVLGAFLRAPVHGIRRDGSAAVDCCHVAGGRADGFWEYTLRAWDMAAGVVILREAGATVSDVSGNPWTAESDSICTASPELHARMLEVIASASL is encoded by the coding sequence GTGCGTGCGCTACTCGAAACAGCCGAAATCGCGGCTCGGGCCGGTGGACGTGTCCTCGAGACATCGCGCGGCGAGCTTGGTGCCGTACGCTCGAAAGCGTGGGCGCATGACTTCGTGACAGACGTCGACGTCGCCTCCGGCGTGGCTGTCGTTCGCGCGATTCAGGAGCGGATCACCGACGCACGATTTGTGATCGAGGAGGACGAGGTACACGGCTTGGCAGGCGTCAAGCGCGGGAGACTCGACGACACCGAGGTCTGGGTCATCGATCCGCTCGACGGAACCACTTCCTTCGTTCACGGATACCCCACGTACTCCGTCTCCGTCGCGGTATTGCGCGACGGACAGCCTGTTGCCGGCGCCGTGTACAACGCCGCTGCCGGCGAAATGAACTCGGCCGCACTCGGACTGGGTGCCCGGCGTGACGGTGCGGCAATCCATGCATCAGATACGGCCAGCGTGCAGGAATCGCTTCTCATCACCGGCTTTCCCTACGACCGAGGCGCAGCGCTCGACCGGCAACTCGCCGTTCTCGGCGCGTTCTTGCGCGCACCTGTGCACGGAATCCGCCGCGATGGCTCGGCTGCCGTCGACTGCTGCCATGTGGCCGGGGGACGTGCAGACGGCTTCTGGGAGTACACACTAAGGGCTTGGGACATGGCCGCCGGTGTGGTCATTCTGCGCGAAGCGGGTGCGACTGTCAGCGACGTCTCAGGCAACCCGTGGACTGCCGAAAGCGACAGCATCTGTACGGCCTCGCCCGAACTTCACGCGCGCATGCTCGAAGTGATCGCAAGCGCATCGCTCTGA
- the hemG gene encoding protoporphyrinogen oxidase, with the protein MKRVIVIGAGAAGLGAALKMRRAVEAGCDLEFIVLEKDHRIGGKIVTEKVETAAGTFIVDGGSDTFLSSKPAVHRLAREIGVFDEELPTDDSRKKTLIVKRGRLYSMPDGVMQFAPTKFWPFATTGLFSWRGKLRAGMDLFIPRKAVPIGELNDETLEHFIHRRMGKEILDRLAEPIVGGVHASDPAVMSLAATFPSLLEMEQKYGCMIRGFLAQRKTAEQMRREHPPVPGAKPKTFFMSFNEGMQQFTDALTDEAGRGRIRMGVKVTGLARDANGVWTAMLSDGSMETADAVIIATEVWAAEDLVREFDARLAGALAQIPTSSSATVSVAFREDEIGIDLNAFGVLCPLVEERALMAATYSSTKWPGRAPKGWVLLRGFVGGPHNQVIMEESDEQLVQTVLSEFRSLLGVKPAAKPIFSRVFRWNGGMPQYTIGHLNRVALIEERASAIPGLALAGGGYRGVGIPNCIESGERAAAKVLADLGIDFA; encoded by the coding sequence ATGAAGAGAGTAATCGTGATTGGCGCAGGTGCCGCAGGGCTGGGCGCGGCGCTGAAGATGCGTCGAGCCGTCGAGGCGGGGTGCGATTTGGAGTTCATCGTCCTTGAGAAGGATCACCGAATCGGCGGCAAAATCGTCACTGAGAAGGTTGAGACCGCCGCCGGAACGTTCATTGTCGACGGCGGCTCGGACACGTTCCTTTCGAGTAAGCCTGCCGTACACCGCCTCGCGCGTGAGATCGGCGTCTTTGACGAAGAGCTTCCCACAGACGATTCCCGCAAGAAGACTCTTATCGTCAAGCGCGGCCGTCTCTACTCCATGCCGGATGGCGTGATGCAGTTCGCTCCCACCAAGTTCTGGCCTTTCGCCACCACAGGCCTCTTCTCTTGGCGCGGAAAACTGCGTGCCGGAATGGATCTCTTCATTCCTAGGAAGGCCGTTCCTATCGGTGAACTCAACGACGAAACGCTGGAACATTTCATCCACCGCCGTATGGGCAAAGAGATCCTCGACCGGCTCGCTGAGCCGATCGTAGGCGGTGTGCACGCATCGGATCCAGCGGTCATGTCTCTCGCCGCTACGTTTCCGAGCTTGCTGGAGATGGAGCAGAAGTACGGCTGCATGATCCGCGGCTTCTTGGCGCAGCGCAAAACAGCCGAGCAGATGCGCCGAGAACACCCGCCGGTGCCTGGTGCGAAACCCAAGACGTTCTTCATGTCCTTCAACGAAGGCATGCAGCAGTTCACCGATGCCCTCACCGATGAAGCCGGTCGCGGGCGCATCCGCATGGGCGTAAAGGTCACGGGGCTTGCTCGGGATGCCAACGGTGTGTGGACCGCTATGCTATCCGACGGCAGCATGGAGACTGCAGACGCCGTGATCATCGCCACCGAGGTGTGGGCGGCGGAAGATCTTGTGCGCGAGTTCGACGCCCGGCTCGCTGGTGCGCTTGCGCAGATCCCCACGAGCTCCTCGGCGACCGTCTCGGTGGCCTTTCGCGAAGATGAGATCGGGATCGATCTGAACGCGTTCGGCGTCTTATGCCCGCTTGTCGAAGAGAGGGCGCTCATGGCGGCGACGTACTCATCGACCAAGTGGCCGGGACGTGCACCGAAAGGGTGGGTTCTGCTGCGCGGGTTCGTCGGCGGGCCTCACAACCAGGTCATCATGGAGGAGAGCGACGAGCAACTCGTCCAGACGGTCCTGTCGGAGTTTCGGTCACTGCTTGGAGTCAAACCCGCAGCAAAGCCGATATTCTCTCGTGTTTTCCGCTGGAATGGCGGGATGCCGCAGTACACGATCGGCCACCTGAACCGTGTGGCTCTTATCGAGGAGCGCGCCTCGGCGATTCCTGGACTCGCGCTTGCCGGAGGCGGCTATCGTGGGGTCGGGATACCGAACTGCATCGAGTCCGGCGAGCGGGCAGCCGCCAAGGTGCTTGCCGATCTGGGCATCGACTTCGCCTAG
- the hemH gene encoding ferrochelatase: MPRTGVVLMGFGGPDCLDAIAPFMRNLTGRKPSPELVKRVTANYAAIGGASPLAGIARQIASALERTLRESGHDMLVRVGMAYWHPFIGEAVAELSVAGCDRVIAVSLSPFESRAASGAYRHALGEAARECGIAVVEAPLVSATREFAEFFANEARSTLMSFGPADRVLIVFSAHSLPVADLAEPDPYIAGLRGTAEAVAEKLGAVPWLVAYQSKGQRPGEWLAPSLDAVMEAASADGTMDGVIVCPIGFLTDHMETLFDLDIVVANKARDLGLKFARCAVPNDDPRVTLAMARQIEVLLQERCSRS, translated from the coding sequence ATGCCTCGTACGGGTGTTGTGCTTATGGGTTTCGGCGGTCCTGACTGTCTCGATGCGATTGCGCCGTTCATGCGAAACCTTACCGGCAGAAAGCCTTCGCCGGAGCTGGTGAAGCGTGTTACCGCGAACTATGCAGCCATCGGCGGAGCGTCGCCCCTCGCCGGAATCGCGCGACAAATCGCCTCTGCGCTCGAGCGGACGTTGCGTGAAAGCGGACACGACATGCTGGTTCGCGTGGGGATGGCGTACTGGCATCCTTTCATCGGCGAGGCTGTCGCCGAACTCAGCGTAGCGGGGTGTGACCGCGTAATCGCCGTGTCGCTGTCTCCGTTCGAGTCTCGGGCGGCTTCTGGTGCGTATCGGCATGCACTGGGTGAGGCCGCGCGTGAGTGCGGGATCGCAGTGGTCGAGGCGCCGCTCGTCTCGGCGACACGCGAGTTCGCTGAGTTCTTCGCAAACGAGGCTCGCTCGACTCTGATGTCGTTCGGGCCCGCCGACCGGGTACTGATCGTCTTCTCGGCGCATAGCCTGCCGGTTGCAGACCTCGCCGAACCCGATCCCTATATCGCCGGGCTGCGCGGCACCGCAGAGGCGGTTGCCGAGAAGCTGGGAGCAGTTCCTTGGCTGGTCGCGTACCAGTCGAAGGGCCAGCGCCCCGGGGAGTGGCTTGCGCCTAGCTTGGATGCAGTGATGGAGGCAGCGTCGGCGGACGGCACTATGGACGGTGTCATTGTCTGCCCGATTGGCTTTCTTACCGACCACATGGAGACGCTGTTCGATCTCGATATCGTCGTCGCGAACAAGGCGAGAGACCTGGGGCTGAAGTTCGCACGATGCGCAGTGCCCAACGACGACCCGCGCGTCACGCTGGCGATGGCGAGGCAAATCGAGGTTCTGCTTCAAGAAAGGTGTAGCCGCTCATGA
- the hemE gene encoding uroporphyrinogen decarboxylase: MAYSDLFLRAARCESTERTPVWMMRQAGRYLAEYRAIRSKHGFLEMCRTPELAAEVTLQPVDLVGVDAAILFADILLPFPGMGLDLEFVQGDGPVIHNPVRTPADVDKLHVADPVEDTGFVMDTIRIVRRELVDKVPLIGFSGAPFTLASYMIEGGSSREYERCKAFMWNEPHAWDQLMTKISDTVIAYLQAQIDAGAQAVQLFDSWVGYLAPRDYDRFVLPHTQRVIAEVSAYNADRVESVPFIHFANGATSMLDLVQRAGGDVLGVDWRLDMARAVEVIDPKFAIQGNIDPVALFASDMALEGMVVEILDAVGTRPGHIFNLGHGIHKTSDPEKARTFVQLVHEHSQRIRTGAERS, from the coding sequence ATGGCATACAGCGATCTCTTCCTGCGGGCAGCGCGTTGCGAGAGTACGGAGCGCACACCCGTGTGGATGATGAGGCAAGCAGGCCGGTATCTCGCGGAGTATCGCGCTATCAGGTCCAAGCACGGTTTTCTGGAGATGTGTCGCACGCCCGAGCTTGCCGCCGAGGTTACCCTCCAGCCCGTAGATCTTGTCGGCGTGGATGCGGCAATCCTTTTCGCAGACATATTGCTACCGTTTCCGGGAATGGGTCTGGATCTTGAGTTTGTCCAAGGCGACGGCCCTGTGATCCACAATCCTGTCCGCACGCCGGCGGATGTCGACAAGCTGCACGTCGCCGATCCCGTCGAGGACACCGGCTTTGTGATGGATACCATACGGATAGTGCGACGTGAACTCGTGGACAAAGTTCCACTCATCGGATTCTCGGGTGCGCCATTTACGCTTGCAAGCTACATGATCGAAGGCGGCAGCAGCCGTGAATACGAGCGCTGCAAGGCGTTCATGTGGAATGAGCCGCACGCATGGGATCAGCTGATGACCAAGATCTCGGACACGGTGATCGCCTACCTCCAGGCTCAGATCGATGCCGGCGCACAGGCGGTCCAGCTGTTCGACAGTTGGGTAGGCTATCTTGCGCCGCGCGACTACGATCGATTCGTGCTGCCGCACACGCAGCGAGTAATAGCCGAGGTCTCCGCGTATAACGCGGATCGCGTGGAGAGCGTTCCGTTCATTCACTTCGCAAACGGTGCCACTTCCATGCTGGATCTCGTGCAGCGTGCGGGCGGTGACGTCTTGGGTGTTGACTGGCGGCTTGATATGGCCCGCGCGGTCGAAGTGATTGATCCGAAGTTCGCCATTCAGGGCAACATCGACCCGGTGGCACTCTTCGCTTCGGACATGGCGCTGGAGGGGATGGTTGTCGAGATCCTTGATGCCGTTGGCACCCGACCGGGTCACATCTTCAATCTCGGCCACGGTATCCACAAGACCAGCGATCCCGAGAAGGCCAGGACGTTCGTCCAGCTGGTGCATGAGCACTCTCAACGCATTCGGACAGGCGCGGAGCGTTCCTGA
- the acs gene encoding acetate--CoA ligase: MTSESTSYDSMMHETRVIEPAQWVKDNAWISSMEQYQQIYERSVADPEGFWADMAADLLHWEKPWDKVLEWEFETPRVEWFKGGKTNVAYNCLDRHLTDGRRNKAALIWESDEGRSRIYTYQSLYFKVCKFANVLKKHGVSKGDRVAIYLPMIPEIAIAMLACARIGAIHSIVFAGFSSNSLRDRIQDCGAKMLITADEGFRGGRTVPLKAMADEALNETPTIESVIVVSRAQTRVDMEPGRDFWYHEEVRAADISRHCDIEWMDAEDPLFILYTSGSTGTPKGVLHTTGGYLVHAASTFKYFFDYHDDDVFFCTADCGWITGHSYVVYGPMCIGATSLMFEGIPSYPNPGRFWEIIDKHGVNQFYTAPTAIRALMKSGDDWPAKYDLSTLRVLGTVGEPINPEAWMWYYRNIGRERVPIVDTWWQTETGGHMIANMPGATPMKPGSATKPFFGIQPIILNEDRTETPVGEGGRLCIKFPWPGMLRGTWGDPENTRMKDVYFSAFPGYYFTGDGCRMDEDGYYWLLGRVDDVVNVSGHRMGTAEVESALVSHLAVAEAAVVGFPHDIKGEGIYAYVILKGEGVVDGDIASILRGHVRKEIGPIATPDHIQIVPDLPKTRSGKIMRRILRKIAAGERDISTFGDVSTLADPSVVKKIIEGAPDIS; this comes from the coding sequence ATGACCAGCGAGTCGACGTCATACGATTCAATGATGCATGAAACGCGCGTGATTGAACCGGCACAATGGGTCAAGGACAACGCGTGGATCAGTTCCATGGAGCAGTATCAGCAGATCTATGAACGATCGGTTGCGGATCCTGAGGGCTTCTGGGCCGACATGGCCGCTGACCTTCTTCACTGGGAGAAGCCGTGGGACAAAGTCCTCGAGTGGGAGTTCGAGACTCCTCGAGTCGAGTGGTTCAAAGGCGGCAAGACCAACGTCGCGTACAACTGCCTCGATCGCCACCTTACCGACGGGCGCCGCAACAAGGCTGCGCTCATTTGGGAGTCCGACGAGGGACGTTCTAGGATATATACATACCAGTCGCTCTACTTCAAGGTCTGCAAATTTGCCAACGTTCTCAAGAAGCATGGCGTCAGCAAGGGCGATCGTGTGGCGATCTACCTGCCGATGATCCCGGAGATTGCGATTGCGATGCTCGCCTGTGCCCGCATCGGGGCGATTCACAGCATCGTGTTCGCAGGCTTCTCATCGAACTCCCTGCGCGACCGCATCCAAGATTGTGGCGCGAAGATGCTGATCACCGCCGATGAGGGCTTTCGTGGAGGCCGCACGGTGCCTCTCAAGGCCATGGCTGACGAGGCGCTCAACGAGACTCCTACCATTGAATCGGTGATCGTCGTTTCGCGCGCTCAGACGCGCGTCGACATGGAGCCAGGTCGTGACTTCTGGTACCACGAGGAGGTCCGGGCTGCCGATATCAGCCGCCACTGCGACATCGAATGGATGGACGCCGAAGATCCCTTGTTCATCCTCTACACGTCCGGCTCGACGGGTACTCCGAAGGGCGTTCTCCACACGACTGGCGGTTACCTGGTCCACGCCGCTTCGACATTCAAGTATTTCTTCGACTATCACGATGATGACGTCTTCTTCTGCACGGCGGACTGTGGCTGGATCACCGGCCACAGCTACGTGGTCTACGGCCCGATGTGCATCGGGGCGACGTCGCTGATGTTCGAAGGAATCCCCAGCTATCCGAATCCCGGTCGGTTCTGGGAAATCATCGACAAGCACGGCGTGAACCAGTTCTACACTGCGCCAACCGCGATCCGAGCTCTCATGAAGTCCGGGGACGATTGGCCGGCGAAGTATGACCTGTCCACGTTGCGCGTCTTAGGAACCGTCGGTGAACCGATCAACCCCGAGGCTTGGATGTGGTACTACCGGAACATCGGCCGGGAGCGGGTTCCGATCGTCGACACGTGGTGGCAGACCGAGACCGGCGGTCACATGATCGCGAACATGCCCGGTGCGACTCCGATGAAGCCGGGCTCGGCAACCAAGCCGTTCTTTGGCATCCAGCCGATCATCCTCAACGAGGATAGGACTGAGACTCCGGTGGGTGAAGGGGGTCGTCTATGCATCAAGTTCCCGTGGCCCGGTATGCTCCGCGGGACATGGGGCGACCCAGAGAACACGCGAATGAAGGACGTGTATTTCTCCGCGTTTCCGGGCTACTACTTCACCGGTGACGGTTGCCGGATGGACGAAGACGGCTACTATTGGTTGCTCGGCCGCGTGGACGATGTTGTGAACGTCTCGGGGCACCGCATGGGCACGGCAGAGGTTGAGTCGGCGCTGGTTTCCCATCTTGCGGTTGCAGAGGCTGCAGTTGTCGGATTCCCTCATGACATCAAGGGCGAGGGCATTTACGCCTATGTGATCCTGAAGGGCGAGGGCGTAGTGGATGGGGATATTGCATCGATCCTGCGTGGGCACGTCCGCAAGGAGATCGGGCCGATCGCTACCCCCGACCACATCCAGATCGTTCCAGACCTGCCCAAGACGCGTTCAGGTAAGATCATGCGTCGCATCTTGCGCAAGATAGCCGCCGGGGAGCGTGACATCTCCACATTTGGCGACGTGTCTACACTTGCGGATCCGAGCGTGGTCAAGAAGATCATCGAGGGAGCACCGGACATCTCGTAG
- a CDS encoding DUF4445 domain-containing protein, with protein sequence MPLGSTVLEAARKAGVGLSAACGGRGVCGECGVRVLSGHLVPPDDAEVAGLVRAPEGVRLACRARVTAPAVLRPVMVAARSVSRSEYGGEGADLVAGVDLGTTSVAAVLIEEGSGRERGRASVANRQQSYGADVVSRIAAALDGGAQELRGLAEESVCDALLSAARAAAVPLSNVRRVVIAGNTVMASLLIGADVTSLAAYPFTPPDLDSELPIDSAVRSLLAEGVRVTLLPPMAGFIGGDALAAVVSGGLTDLSHSRLLVDLGTNAEILLSGNGTLSGASTAAGSAFEGVGLFCGGPAVDGAVERVVIDEAGSVELTVIGGGDARWLSGAGLISAVAELVRIGAVNHQGAFVEGGPLGRRMTILGQGVAGVCLGERETGIVISQLDIRALQLAKAAVRVGVEAVVSASGIPAARIDEVLVAGAFGKALWPEDLLNLGVLPTNFRGRVRQVGNAALDGAAAIALDPDVLDNARATARELRHIDLATTSGFGVALIAATALEPFSV encoded by the coding sequence GTGCCCCTTGGATCCACAGTGCTCGAGGCTGCGCGAAAGGCCGGGGTCGGGCTTTCGGCCGCATGTGGCGGGCGTGGTGTGTGCGGAGAGTGCGGTGTGCGAGTGCTCTCGGGGCATCTTGTCCCGCCCGACGACGCCGAGGTCGCAGGTCTCGTTCGTGCGCCTGAAGGCGTGCGGTTGGCTTGCCGGGCGCGCGTTACCGCGCCGGCTGTGTTGCGCCCCGTCATGGTTGCCGCGCGATCCGTCTCACGCTCAGAGTACGGCGGGGAGGGAGCCGATCTCGTTGCTGGGGTCGATCTCGGCACCACGTCGGTTGCGGCCGTTTTGATTGAGGAGGGCAGCGGCCGCGAGAGAGGCCGCGCCTCGGTCGCGAATCGTCAGCAGTCATATGGTGCCGACGTCGTATCGCGAATCGCCGCGGCCCTCGATGGTGGGGCTCAGGAGCTTCGCGGACTCGCCGAGGAGTCCGTGTGCGATGCGCTTCTAAGCGCGGCTCGGGCGGCAGCTGTGCCGCTCTCGAACGTGCGGAGGGTGGTTATCGCAGGTAACACGGTCATGGCGTCCCTGCTGATAGGTGCCGACGTCACTTCACTGGCCGCATACCCTTTCACTCCTCCCGATCTTGATTCCGAACTGCCTATTGACTCGGCGGTGAGATCCCTTCTCGCCGAGGGTGTGCGTGTGACGCTTCTTCCTCCAATGGCGGGCTTCATCGGGGGTGATGCGCTGGCGGCGGTGGTCTCCGGAGGGCTGACGGACTTATCGCATTCGCGTCTACTGGTCGACTTGGGCACAAACGCAGAGATTCTTCTCTCGGGTAATGGGACGCTGAGCGGCGCTTCGACGGCAGCTGGCTCGGCGTTCGAGGGTGTGGGACTGTTCTGTGGCGGCCCGGCTGTTGACGGAGCTGTTGAGCGGGTAGTCATAGACGAGGCTGGTTCTGTGGAACTGACTGTGATCGGAGGTGGGGACGCCCGGTGGCTCTCGGGGGCGGGACTCATTTCGGCGGTCGCCGAGCTCGTTCGGATCGGTGCCGTCAACCACCAGGGAGCTTTCGTTGAAGGTGGTCCGCTGGGGCGGCGGATGACCATTCTCGGCCAAGGCGTGGCCGGGGTCTGCCTGGGTGAGCGCGAAACCGGCATTGTGATCAGTCAGCTGGATATTCGAGCGTTGCAGCTTGCGAAAGCCGCCGTCCGCGTCGGTGTGGAGGCGGTTGTGTCGGCTTCAGGAATTCCTGCTGCCCGCATCGATGAAGTGTTGGTCGCCGGAGCGTTCGGAAAGGCGCTCTGGCCAGAAGATCTCCTGAACTTGGGCGTTCTTCCCACGAACTTTCGCGGCCGTGTCCGGCAGGTTGGCAATGCGGCACTGGATGGCGCCGCCGCTATCGCGTTGGATCCGGACGTATTGGACAACGCTCGAGCGACCGCGCGCGAACTGCGTCATATCGACTTGGCGACAACATCGGGATTCGGTGTCGCGCTCATCGCGGCGACCGCGCTCGAGCCGTTCTCTGTCTAG
- a CDS encoding histidine triad nucleotide-binding protein, with product MDDCLFCKIASGEISAKIVYEDESVIAFDDIQPQAPVHTLVIPRIHYSNLSADVPSDVICALFSAVPAVADVKGIGESGYRVIVNSGPDAMQTVNHLHVHVIGGFPMGHRMIQSAGE from the coding sequence ATGGACGACTGTCTGTTCTGCAAGATAGCGAGTGGCGAGATTTCTGCGAAGATCGTCTACGAAGACGAGTCTGTGATCGCCTTTGATGACATACAACCGCAGGCTCCGGTGCACACTCTGGTTATTCCTCGCATTCACTACAGCAACCTGTCTGCGGATGTGCCTTCTGACGTCATTTGTGCGTTGTTCAGCGCCGTACCTGCAGTCGCGGACGTGAAAGGGATTGGCGAGTCCGGCTACCGGGTGATAGTGAACAGCGGGCCGGATGCGATGCAGACCGTGAACCACCTGCACGTACACGTGATCGGTGGCTTTCCGATGGGGCACCGGATGATCCAGTCGGCGGGGGAGTAG
- the xseB gene encoding exodeoxyribonuclease VII small subunit produces the protein MSESLSTLQEDMSFGEALAELDRIVVALEGGQLELEESLARYERGVGLLRVLQGKLTDAQQKVTMLVGELENSDEITGREE, from the coding sequence ATGAGCGAGTCTCTTTCAACACTACAGGAAGACATGTCGTTCGGAGAGGCTCTCGCCGAGCTCGACAGGATTGTCGTTGCTCTTGAGGGCGGGCAACTTGAGCTTGAGGAGAGCCTCGCTCGCTATGAGCGTGGAGTCGGCCTCCTGCGGGTGCTTCAGGGCAAACTCACCGATGCGCAGCAGAAAGTGACTATGCTTGTTGGGGAGCTTGAGAACTCCGACGAGATTACCGGACGGGAGGAGTGA
- the xseA gene encoding exodeoxyribonuclease VII large subunit: MLVAKDALERVRLTVVGEVSEFNDKPGYKATYFTVSDGGAAMPCLMWRDAYDAGDVTLRCGMLVEITGSFSAYVPKGRMQFQVRSLALAGEGDLRLRVAALARKLETEGLMRSDRKRILPRYPERIAVVTSPRGKAIHDVLRTLRRRYPLAEVLVAGVTVEGETALDAIVEGLRYASDCGADVILLVRGGGSYEDLMPFNAESVARAIVECPVPVVTGIGHEPDTSIADMVADLRASTPTAAAEAVAPSLSEVGMALVREARALGRALENRVRLATHSVTRLAERPVLRDPFVVLGAAVQAVDLAGMRLMQAIPGRLERDAQRLTYAHERLVRHGPRIMEPHESAFLLAAARLEDLSPLGILSRGYAACFAADGHTVVKSVKQVSFGDVLSVRLYDGRIGAAVEVIDTLEER, from the coding sequence ATGCTTGTAGCAAAAGACGCCCTTGAGCGAGTGCGTCTCACGGTGGTCGGCGAGGTGTCGGAGTTCAACGACAAACCAGGCTACAAGGCGACCTACTTCACAGTCTCAGACGGTGGCGCGGCGATGCCATGCCTGATGTGGCGCGACGCTTACGATGCGGGCGACGTCACCCTTCGCTGTGGGATGCTTGTCGAGATCACGGGATCCTTCTCGGCTTATGTGCCGAAGGGCAGGATGCAGTTCCAGGTTCGTTCGCTGGCGCTGGCGGGCGAGGGCGATCTGCGCCTTCGGGTAGCGGCCCTCGCGCGGAAGCTCGAAACCGAAGGGCTCATGCGGTCGGATCGCAAGCGCATTCTGCCGAGATACCCGGAACGGATCGCCGTCGTCACGTCACCACGCGGGAAGGCGATCCATGACGTTCTCCGTACGCTGCGGCGACGGTATCCACTTGCTGAGGTGCTCGTTGCCGGCGTTACCGTTGAAGGAGAAACGGCACTCGATGCGATTGTCGAGGGGCTCAGATACGCGTCCGACTGTGGAGCTGACGTCATACTCCTTGTGCGCGGCGGCGGTTCGTACGAGGACCTGATGCCGTTTAACGCCGAGTCTGTTGCACGTGCGATCGTGGAGTGCCCTGTGCCAGTCGTGACAGGTATCGGGCATGAGCCTGACACCTCGATTGCCGACATGGTCGCCGACTTACGCGCTTCCACTCCCACCGCGGCTGCCGAAGCCGTGGCGCCGTCGCTCTCGGAGGTAGGTATGGCCCTCGTTCGCGAGGCGCGGGCGCTCGGTCGAGCGCTGGAGAACCGTGTGCGTCTCGCGACTCACAGTGTTACGCGATTGGCCGAGCGTCCTGTCTTGCGCGATCCCTTCGTAGTTTTGGGGGCCGCGGTGCAGGCCGTTGACCTAGCGGGCATGAGGTTGATGCAGGCAATTCCAGGCCGTCTCGAGCGGGACGCTCAGCGTCTCACGTATGCGCACGAGAGACTTGTGCGGCATGGGCCACGCATCATGGAACCCCATGAGTCCGCGTTCTTGCTGGCCGCCGCCCGGCTTGAGGATCTATCGCCCCTTGGCATACTGAGCCGCGGATACGCAGCCTGTTTTGCTGCGGACGGCCACACCGTAGTCAAGAGCGTGAAACAGGTGAGTTTTGGTGATGTGCTGTCTGTGCGTCTGTATGACGGCCGGATTGGTGCGGCCGTTGAGGTGATCGATACTTTGGAGGAACGATGA
- a CDS encoding zinc metallopeptidase — protein MFGINSSWILLMVVSLVLGLITRGYINSAYRRWSGVPLSNGLTGAEVAERVLAANGISGGMGGPTVSGMVEGRTRGVRIQPIGGNLSDHYDPRTKVISLSEGIYGVSSVAAAGVAAHEAGHAVQDAQGYVWNRVRTALVPVANFGSSAAWVMIFFGLFFGLGSAFGQAIVLLGIAFYAFAVLFQIVTLPVEINASKRAMVALESTGVLQPAQLGGARQVLTAAALTYVAAALIAVLQLLYLMGLLRRD, from the coding sequence ATGTTCGGAATCAACTCAAGCTGGATCTTGCTCATGGTGGTATCGCTCGTCCTAGGATTGATCACACGGGGCTACATCAACTCGGCATATCGCCGATGGAGCGGAGTGCCGCTTTCAAACGGCCTGACCGGGGCGGAAGTCGCTGAGCGTGTGCTGGCCGCAAACGGCATCAGTGGAGGTATGGGCGGCCCCACGGTATCGGGTATGGTGGAGGGCAGGACACGCGGCGTTCGTATTCAGCCGATCGGTGGCAACCTCTCGGACCACTACGACCCGAGAACAAAAGTCATCAGTCTTTCCGAAGGCATCTATGGAGTCTCAAGCGTCGCGGCGGCAGGAGTCGCCGCCCACGAGGCGGGACATGCGGTGCAGGATGCGCAAGGCTATGTCTGGAACCGTGTACGGACCGCGCTCGTCCCTGTCGCGAACTTCGGATCGAGTGCGGCATGGGTCATGATCTTCTTTGGGCTGTTCTTCGGGTTAGGCTCAGCATTTGGGCAGGCGATCGTCCTGCTGGGCATCGCGTTTTACGCCTTCGCCGTGCTCTTTCAAATAGTGACGCTGCCGGTTGAGATCAACGCTTCTAAGCGGGCCATGGTTGCCCTCGAATCGACCGGCGTGCTTCAGCCGGCCCAGCTGGGTGGAGCACGCCAAGTGCTCACGGCTGCCGCTCTCACCTACGTCGCTGCTGCACTGATTGCAGTGCTTCAGCTGCTCTATCTTATGGGTCTGCTCCGCAGGGACTAG